One Pan paniscus chromosome 16, NHGRI_mPanPan1-v2.0_pri, whole genome shotgun sequence DNA segment encodes these proteins:
- the TMEM202 gene encoding transmembrane protein 202 isoform X2 has translation MEQREHLTLTFHSPEVPKIKGNRKYQRPTIPAKKHRSASMSSQRQQQLMDQAHIYIRTLCGSLCSFSLLMLIAMSPLNWVQFLVIKNGLEFYAGLWTLCNHELCWSHTPKPPYYLQYSRAFFLISVFTMLTGLGWLFSSWIPNRGSMTTNLDLKLSMLSFISGIISLLNYLTSRSPACDENVTVIPTERSRLGVGQVTTVSPAKDEGPRSEMESLSVREKNLPKSGL, from the exons ATGGAGCAAAGGGAACATTTAACCTTGACTTTCCACAGTCCTGAGGTTCCCAAAATAAAGGGGAACCGGAAATACCAAAGG CCTACCATCCCTGCCAAGAAACATCGAAGTGCCTCGATGTCATCCCAAAGGCAGCAGCAGCTTATGGATCAGGCACACATCTATATCCGAACGCTCTGTGGCAGCCTCTGTAGTTTTAGCCTCCTAATGCTGATCGCCATGTCCCCACTGAACTGGGTACAGTTTCTGGTGATCAAGAATGGCCTTGAGTTCTACGCAGGACTCTGGACCTTATGCAACCATGAGCTGTGCTGGAGCCACACACCCAAGCCACCCT ATTATCTCCAATATTCCAGGGCCTTCTTTCTTATCTCTGTCTTTACCATGCTTACTGGCCTTGGCTGGCTCTTCAGCTCTTGGATCCCTAATCGAGGAAGCATGACCACCAACTTGGATCTGAAGTTATCCATGCTCAGCTTCATCTCAG GGATCATCTCTCTTCTCAACTACTTAACTTCCAGATCGCCTGCCTGTGATGAAAACGTCACTGTGATTCCAACAGAGAGATCAAGGCTGGGGGTTGGTCAAGTGACTACAGTATCACCTGCTAAAGATGAAGGGCCAAGGTCTGAGATGGAATCTCTAAGTGTAAGAGAGAAAAATTTACCAAAGTCAGGACTGTGA
- the TMEM202 gene encoding transmembrane protein 202 isoform X1: MEQREHLTLTFHSPEVPKIKGNRKYQRPTIPAKKHRSASMSSQRQQQLMDQAHIYIRTLCGSLCSFSLLMLIAMSPLNWVQFLVIKNGLEFYAGLWTLCNHELCWSHTPKPPYYLQYSRAFFLISVFTMLTGLGWLFSSWIPNRGSMTTNLDLKLSMLSFISATCLLLCLNLFVAQVHWHTRDAMESDLLWTYYLNWCSDIFYMFAGIISLLNYLTSRSPACDENVTVIPTERSRLGVGQVTTVSPAKDEGPRSEMESLSVREKNLPKSGL; this comes from the exons ATGGAGCAAAGGGAACATTTAACCTTGACTTTCCACAGTCCTGAGGTTCCCAAAATAAAGGGGAACCGGAAATACCAAAGG CCTACCATCCCTGCCAAGAAACATCGAAGTGCCTCGATGTCATCCCAAAGGCAGCAGCAGCTTATGGATCAGGCACACATCTATATCCGAACGCTCTGTGGCAGCCTCTGTAGTTTTAGCCTCCTAATGCTGATCGCCATGTCCCCACTGAACTGGGTACAGTTTCTGGTGATCAAGAATGGCCTTGAGTTCTACGCAGGACTCTGGACCTTATGCAACCATGAGCTGTGCTGGAGCCACACACCCAAGCCACCCT ATTATCTCCAATATTCCAGGGCCTTCTTTCTTATCTCTGTCTTTACCATGCTTACTGGCCTTGGCTGGCTCTTCAGCTCTTGGATCCCTAATCGAGGAAGCATGACCACCAACTTGGATCTGAAGTTATCCATGCTCAGCTTCATCTCAG CTACCTGCTTGCTCCTCTGCCTCAACCTGTTTGTGGCACAGGTTCACTGGCATACTAGGGATGCCATGGAGTCAGATCTCCTATGGACCTATTATCTTAACTGGTGCAGTGACATCTTTTACATGTTTGCTG GGATCATCTCTCTTCTCAACTACTTAACTTCCAGATCGCCTGCCTGTGATGAAAACGTCACTGTGATTCCAACAGAGAGATCAAGGCTGGGGGTTGGTCAAGTGACTACAGTATCACCTGCTAAAGATGAAGGGCCAAGGTCTGAGATGGAATCTCTAAGTGTAAGAGAGAAAAATTTACCAAAGTCAGGACTGTGA